In a genomic window of Quercus lobata isolate SW786 chromosome 4, ValleyOak3.0 Primary Assembly, whole genome shotgun sequence:
- the LOC115983282 gene encoding protein NRT1/ PTR FAMILY 5.10-like gives MSIETPLLLDTATNAVDSKGRRVLRSNSGGWRSACFMIGVEVAERFAYYGISCNLIMYLTEQLGQSTATAAENVNTWLGMASLFPLLGAFVADSYLGRYRTIIIASCIYILGLGLLTLSAMLTSISTSNNMGMNKVTLGSSELQVILFFISLYLVAVAQGGHKPCIQAFGADQFDVEDPVECRAKSSFFNWWYFGLCSGSSVATLIISYVQENLSWGLGFGIPCVVMVIALGLFLLGTRTYRYSIKEVKSPFVRIGRVFVTAIKNWRAKPSEIAIEEEACRTLPQHNFEQFKFLNKALQCKVCTVSEVEEAKAVLRLVPIWVTSLGYAIVFAQTSTFFTKQGATLDRTIFPGFKIPAASLQFFISLAIVLFIPVYDRIFVPIARAITTKPFGITKLQRIGIGMLLSVICMVVAALIEIKRLKTAKEYGLVDMPDLTIPMSVWWRLPQYVLSGIAEVFTVVGLQEFFYDQVPIELRSVGLALYLSIFGVGNFLSSFLVSIIEEATGGDGKDSWFVDNLNQAHLDYFYWLLAGLSAVVFAAYLYFAKSYIYNRPKYNLNSATLL, from the exons ATGTCTATTGAAACGCCACTGCTATTAGACACTGCTACAAATGCCGTTGACTCCAAAGGTCGGCGAGTCCTCAGATCCAACTCCGGAGGTTGGAGGTCCGCATGTTTCATGATAG GTGTGGAAGTGGCTGAGAGGTTTGCATATTATGGGATTAGCTGCAACCTGATCATGTACTTGACTGAGCAGCTGGGGCAGTCAACGGCCACTGCGGCCGAGAACGTCAACACTTGGTTGGGTATGGCGTCGTTGTTTCCGCTTTTAGGAGCATTCGTAGCTGATTCTTATCTGGGGCGCTACCGCACCATTATTATTGCTTCTTGCATTTACATTCTG GGATTAGGCTTGCTGACTTTGTCAGCTATGCTTACTTCTATCAGTACTTCTAATAACATGGGCATGAACAAAGTTACGTTAGGTTCTTCTGAGCTCCAAGTGATTTTATTCTTCATCTCTCTATATCTAGTAGCAGTTGCGCAAGGTGGACACAAGCCTTGCATTCAAGCTTTTGGAGCCGACCAATTTGATGTAGAAGATCCAGTAGAATGCCGAGCCAAAAGCTCATTCTTCAATTGGTGGTATTTTGGACTATGTTCAGGTTCTTCTGTGGCAACGTTGATCATAAGCTATGTACAAGAAAACCTTAGTTGGGGTCTAGGATTTGGAATCCCCTGTGTTGTGATGGTCATTGCTTTAGGTCTCTTCTTGCTTGGTACTAGAACTTATCGATATAGTATCAAAGAGGTGAAAAGCCCTTTTGTGAGAATTGGTCGGGTGTTTGTTACCGCAATTAAGAATTGGCGGGCTAAACCATCAGAAATAGCTATTGAAGAGGAAGCTTGCAGAACCTTGCCACAACATAACTTTGAACAATTCAA GTTCCTTAACAAAGCATTGCAATGCAAGGTATGCACTGTCAGTGAGGTTGAAGAAGCAAAGGCAGTTCTTAGGCTTGTTCCAATTTGGGTTACAAGCTTAGGTTATGCTATTGTGTTTGCACAAACCTCAACCTTCTTTACAAAGCAAGGGGCTACCCTTGATAGAACAATTTTTCCTGGCTTTAAGATACCAGCAGCTTCACTACAATTCTTTATCAGCCTGGCCATTGTTCTTTTCATTCCTGTATATGATCGCATTTTTGTTCCTATAGCAAGAGCTATCACCACTAAACCCTTTGGAATCACAAAGCTACAGAGAATTGGAATTGGGATGCTTTTATCTGTCATCTGCATGGTAGTTGCAGctttaattgaaataaaaaggCTCAAAACTGCTAAAGAATATGGGTTGGTTGATATGCCAGATTTGACTATTCCAATGAGTGTGTGGTGGCGTCTTCCTCAATATGTTTTGTCAGGAATTGCTGAAGTTTTCACCGTGGTTGGGCTACAAGAATTCTTCTATGATCAGGTCCCAATTGAATTAAGAAGTGTGGGTCTCGCCCTCTATCTCAGTATTTTTGGGGTCGGGAATTTTTTAAGCAGCTTTCTTGTCTCTATCATTGAGGAGGCGACTGGTGGGGATGGCAAAGATAGCTGGTTTGTTGATAATCTTAATCAGGCCCATCTTGACTATTTTTATTGGCTACTTGCTGGACTTAGTGCAGTTGTATTTGCTGCCTACTTGTATTTTGCAAAATCTTATATTTATAATAGGCCAAAATACAATTTAAATTCAGCCACTTTGTTGTAA